Proteins encoded in a region of the Zunongwangia endophytica genome:
- a CDS encoding gliding motility-associated protein GldE, whose product MDPEPPSIILWAAFDYTQVISFVFLLLLLLCSAMISGAEVAFFSLTPADFMTEDGNKRTKSQEIVIKLLEKPKKLLATILVANNFINIAIVLLFDSVSDQLFGGLDFVVFGLNFKLIFEIGIVTFLILLFGEILPKVYASRNNVQFSNFMAQPVNILDSLFSPLSTPMRAVTLFLHEKLGKQRPFISIDHLSQALELTSEEDTTKEEQKILKGIVSFGNTDTKQVMRPRMDIFALSDEDTYAEIIPALIENGYSRIPVYKENIDNVTGILYSKDLLPYLNTKDFEWTSLLREPYFIPENKKLDDLLNEFKEKKNHLAIVVDEYGGTSGLISLEDIIEEIVGDISDEFDDEDLIYSKLDEFNYVFEGRTPLKDFYKVIKLEEPSLFEDNKGESETLAGFLLEISGDFPHKNEIINFGNYNFKVEAVDDRRIKQIKLTILPV is encoded by the coding sequence TTGGATCCAGAACCCCCCAGTATAATTTTATGGGCCGCGTTTGATTATACCCAGGTAATAAGCTTTGTGTTTTTATTACTACTCTTATTATGCTCTGCCATGATCTCTGGTGCAGAGGTTGCTTTCTTTTCGTTAACTCCGGCCGATTTCATGACCGAGGATGGGAACAAGAGAACGAAATCTCAGGAAATCGTAATCAAACTGCTGGAAAAGCCAAAGAAGCTATTGGCAACAATACTGGTAGCGAACAACTTTATTAATATCGCCATTGTTTTATTGTTTGATTCTGTTTCAGATCAGTTATTCGGCGGACTCGATTTTGTTGTTTTCGGCTTAAATTTTAAACTGATTTTTGAAATTGGTATTGTTACTTTCTTGATCTTGCTTTTCGGTGAAATTTTGCCAAAGGTTTATGCGAGTCGTAATAATGTGCAGTTTTCAAACTTTATGGCGCAGCCGGTTAATATTTTGGATTCATTGTTTTCTCCTTTAAGTACTCCAATGCGGGCTGTGACTTTGTTTTTGCATGAGAAATTAGGGAAACAACGCCCTTTTATTAGTATCGATCATCTTTCGCAGGCTTTAGAATTAACCAGCGAGGAAGATACTACTAAAGAAGAGCAGAAAATTTTAAAAGGAATTGTGTCTTTTGGGAATACCGATACCAAACAAGTGATGCGCCCAAGAATGGACATTTTTGCGTTGAGCGATGAAGATACATATGCTGAAATTATCCCTGCACTTATCGAAAATGGATATTCCAGAATTCCGGTTTATAAAGAGAATATCGATAATGTGACCGGTATTTTATATAGTAAAGACTTATTACCCTATCTAAACACGAAAGATTTCGAATGGACGTCTCTTTTAAGAGAGCCTTATTTTATTCCGGAGAATAAAAAATTAGACGATCTTTTAAATGAATTTAAGGAAAAGAAAAATCACCTTGCAATTGTAGTGGATGAATATGGTGGTACAAGTGGATTAATTAGTCTTGAAGATATAATTGAAGAGATTGTTGGAGATATTAGTGATGAATTTGATGATGAAGACCTAATTTATTCGAAATTAGACGAATTTAATTATGTTTTTGAAGGACGTACGCCGTTAAAAGATTTCTATAAAGTAATTAAGCTGGAGGAACCTTCTTTATTTGAAGACAATAAAGGGGAATCTGAAACACTCGCAGGATTTTTACTTGAAATTTCTGGAGATTTTCCTCATAAAAACGAAATTATCAACTTTGGTAATTATAATTTTAAAGTTGAAGCCGTCGACGATAGACGTATCAAACAAATTAAACTGACGATTTTGCCTGTATGA
- a CDS encoding single-stranded DNA-binding protein — translation MTGTLNKVMLIGHTGDDVKMHYFEGGGSIGRFPLATNEVYTNRTSGERVNNTEWHNVVVRNKAAEVCEKYLKKGDKVYIEGRIKTRKWTDDKGMERYSTEVQCTEFTFLTPKGESNGGGNPSPQNNSNNQASKPNNMANSNSNSGNSGDNTNFASQPFNGNDEEEDDLPF, via the coding sequence ATGACAGGAACGCTAAACAAAGTAATGCTTATAGGACATACCGGGGATGATGTAAAGATGCATTATTTTGAGGGCGGTGGCTCAATTGGCCGTTTTCCGCTAGCAACCAACGAAGTTTATACTAATAGAACAAGTGGTGAGCGAGTGAACAATACCGAGTGGCACAATGTCGTTGTACGTAATAAAGCTGCTGAGGTTTGTGAGAAATACCTGAAAAAAGGAGATAAGGTATATATAGAAGGAAGAATTAAAACGCGTAAGTGGACCGACGATAAGGGAATGGAGCGTTATTCTACTGAAGTGCAATGTACCGAGTTCACTTTCTTAACACCTAAAGGCGAGAGCAATGGTGGTGGTAATCCTTCGCCACAAAATAATTCGAATAACCAGGCATCAAAGCCAAATAATATGGCAAACAGTAATAGTAATTCTGGTAATTCGGGAGATAATACTAATTTTGCCAGTCAACCATTTAATGGTAATGATGAGGAAGAAGATGATTTACCATTTTAA
- the mutY gene encoding A/G-specific adenine glycosylase — MDFSKTLINWYLKSKRDLPWRKTSDPYNIWLSEIMLQQTRIEQGLPYYLKFVEEFPSVFDLADASQDNVMKLWQGLGYYSRARNLHETAKYVAYQLDGIFPKDYKGLLKLKGVGDYTASAIASISYNEPVAVVDGNVYRVLSRYFDIATPINSTEGVKEFKALAMELLDKEDPSAFNQALMEFGALQCKPKNPLCDSCPFNTSCLALKENKIGDLPVKIKKGKIKNRYFNYLVFSSEENKTLLQQRKGKGIWNGLYEFPLIETTSDIQESGLIEENKEFQELVLDINASISLYNDRPVIHKLSHQHIHARFWLVEAENLPRIGVSVEKVKEYPVPVLIQNFLNEIDIENL, encoded by the coding sequence ATGGATTTTTCTAAAACTTTGATTAACTGGTACTTAAAATCTAAGCGTGATTTGCCTTGGCGAAAAACCAGTGATCCTTACAACATTTGGCTTAGCGAAATTATGCTTCAGCAAACTAGAATCGAGCAGGGATTACCTTATTATTTAAAATTTGTGGAGGAGTTTCCAAGCGTTTTTGATCTTGCAGACGCATCTCAAGACAACGTAATGAAACTGTGGCAGGGATTAGGATATTATTCTAGAGCCAGAAATCTACATGAAACTGCAAAATATGTCGCTTACCAGCTTGATGGTATTTTTCCGAAGGATTATAAAGGATTACTTAAATTAAAAGGAGTAGGGGATTATACTGCAAGTGCAATTGCATCTATTAGTTATAATGAGCCGGTTGCTGTGGTCGATGGGAATGTATATCGTGTTCTTTCCAGATATTTTGATATTGCTACTCCTATTAATAGTACAGAAGGTGTAAAAGAGTTTAAAGCTTTAGCGATGGAACTTTTAGATAAAGAGGATCCTTCAGCGTTTAATCAGGCTTTGATGGAGTTTGGTGCGTTGCAGTGTAAACCTAAAAATCCGCTTTGTGATTCCTGTCCTTTTAACACGAGTTGCTTGGCGTTGAAAGAAAATAAGATTGGCGATTTACCGGTCAAAATCAAAAAAGGTAAAATTAAGAATCGATATTTTAATTATTTAGTTTTTTCTTCGGAAGAAAATAAAACTTTACTTCAGCAAAGAAAAGGTAAGGGGATTTGGAATGGATTATATGAATTTCCTTTAATTGAAACAACTTCAGATATTCAGGAATCTGGCTTAATTGAAGAAAATAAAGAATTTCAGGAATTAGTTTTGGATATTAATGCTTCAATTAGTCTTTATAATGATCGTCCTGTTATTCATAAATTATCACATCAACATATTCATGCCAGGTTTTGGTTGGTTGAAGCCGAAAATCTTCCGAGAATAGGTGTTTCCGTAGAAAAAGTAAAAGAATATCCCGTGCCGGTGTTAATTCAGAATTTTCTTAATGAAATTGACATAGAAAACTTGTAA
- a CDS encoding HU family DNA-binding protein encodes MTKADIVANISEKLGMEKGDVQATIETFMEEVKSSLESGDNVYLRGFGSFVVKTRAEKTGRNISKNTTIKIPAHNIPAFKPAKIFVEGVKSNVDVK; translated from the coding sequence ATGACGAAAGCAGATATCGTAGCAAATATTTCGGAGAAATTAGGAATGGAAAAAGGTGATGTACAAGCTACAATCGAAACCTTTATGGAAGAGGTAAAATCTTCTTTAGAAAGTGGAGACAATGTTTATTTAAGAGGTTTTGGAAGCTTTGTTGTAAAAACTAGAGCAGAAAAAACTGGAAGAAACATTTCTAAAAACACTACTATTAAAATACCTGCTCACAACATTCCGGCATTTAAACCAGCGAAGATTTTCGTAGAGGGTGTTAAGAGTAATGTAGATGTAAAATAA
- a CDS encoding ribonuclease E/G: MDKELIIRSESSAVDFALLKDGKLVELNKDEDDNNFNVGDIMIAKIRKAVPGLNAAFVNVGYTKDGFLHYHDLGPQVSSLLKFIKRVSTGKLKDYSLKNFTFEKEIDKNGVISDVLKSNQSLLVQIVKEPISTKGPRISSELSLPGRYIVLVPFSNRISVSQKIESKEEKDRLKRLVKSIKPKGFGVIVRTVAEGKKVAELDKDLQNLMGRWTAMCKKLYKPQYPSKVLGELNRASSLLRDVFNDTFTSITVDDETLYTQIKDYVSEIAPSKESIVKLHQSNVPIFEKFGIERQIKTSFGRTVSISKGAYLVIEHTEAMHVVDVNSGNRSNKSKNQEDTALEVNLISATEIARQLRLRDMGGIIVVDFIDMSKAENRKTLFDHLKNEMSDDRAKHKILPPSKFGLIQITRQRVRPEMNIKTREENPNGDGEVEAPIILISKIKADIERLLKKNHKKITLTAHPFIAAFLTKGFPSPRSQWFIDHKRWVKIIPRDAYTYLEYHFHDKEGKVIR; this comes from the coding sequence GTGGACAAAGAATTAATTATACGGTCCGAATCCTCTGCTGTAGATTTTGCCTTATTAAAAGATGGAAAACTTGTTGAACTAAACAAGGATGAAGATGACAACAATTTTAATGTTGGCGATATAATGATCGCTAAGATTAGAAAGGCTGTCCCCGGGTTAAATGCTGCATTTGTTAATGTTGGCTATACTAAAGATGGTTTTTTACACTATCATGATCTGGGCCCTCAGGTTTCATCCTTGCTTAAGTTTATAAAACGTGTAAGCACAGGTAAATTAAAAGACTATTCTTTAAAGAATTTTACTTTTGAAAAAGAAATAGACAAAAACGGAGTTATCTCTGATGTCTTAAAATCAAATCAGTCGTTACTGGTTCAAATTGTAAAAGAACCTATATCTACCAAAGGCCCTCGTATTAGTAGTGAGTTGTCTTTACCGGGAAGATACATCGTTCTCGTACCTTTTTCTAATCGAATTTCGGTTTCTCAAAAAATTGAAAGCAAAGAAGAAAAAGATCGATTAAAGCGCCTTGTTAAAAGCATAAAACCTAAAGGGTTTGGCGTTATCGTAAGAACCGTAGCCGAAGGCAAAAAAGTAGCAGAGCTGGACAAAGATCTTCAAAACTTGATGGGTCGTTGGACAGCAATGTGTAAAAAATTGTATAAGCCTCAATATCCATCAAAAGTACTAGGAGAATTAAATCGTGCCTCATCTCTTTTAAGAGATGTGTTTAACGATACATTTACTTCTATCACTGTAGATGACGAGACGCTTTACACACAAATTAAAGACTATGTGAGCGAGATTGCTCCTAGCAAAGAATCAATTGTAAAATTACATCAGTCCAATGTTCCAATTTTTGAAAAGTTCGGTATCGAAAGACAAATAAAAACCTCCTTTGGGCGCACTGTATCCATAAGTAAAGGCGCCTACCTGGTTATAGAACATACAGAAGCTATGCACGTTGTAGATGTGAATAGTGGTAATCGTTCTAATAAATCTAAAAACCAGGAAGATACTGCATTAGAGGTAAATCTAATTAGCGCTACAGAAATTGCTCGCCAGTTAAGACTTCGCGACATGGGCGGCATCATTGTAGTAGACTTTATCGATATGAGTAAAGCTGAAAATCGCAAAACTCTCTTCGATCATCTAAAAAACGAAATGAGCGACGATCGTGCTAAGCACAAGATCCTACCGCCAAGTAAGTTTGGACTTATACAAATTACAAGACAACGCGTAAGGCCAGAAATGAATATTAAGACCCGTGAGGAGAATCCTAACGGTGATGGTGAGGTTGAGGCACCAATAATCTTAATAAGCAAAATTAAAGCCGATATTGAGCGACTTCTTAAGAAAAATCATAAGAAAATAACGCTCACTGCGCATCCATTTATTGCAGCCTTTCTAACAAAAGGCTTTCCATCTCCCAGATCTCAATGGTTTATAGACCACAAACGCTGGGTTAAAATTATACCTAGAGACGCTTACACGTATTTAGAATATCATTTTCACGATAAAGAAGGGAAAGTGATTCGATAA
- a CDS encoding ferritin-like domain-containing protein, producing the protein MKDLKELFEHQLKDLYSAESQLLKALPKMVKAANNDALKKAFEGHLEETKEHKERLSEICKELGIKPTGETCKAMKGLIEEAEDFLKEETSEEVSDAGIIADAQRIEHYEISGYGTVVRYAKELGYKELATKLQKTLDEEYAADKKLDKLAEKRLNKKAMA; encoded by the coding sequence ATGAAAGATTTAAAAGAATTATTTGAACACCAGTTGAAAGACTTATATAGTGCTGAATCGCAACTTCTAAAAGCATTACCTAAAATGGTAAAAGCTGCAAATAATGATGCTCTAAAAAAAGCATTCGAAGGTCATTTAGAAGAAACTAAAGAACATAAAGAACGCTTATCTGAAATTTGCAAAGAGCTAGGCATAAAACCTACGGGCGAAACTTGTAAAGCGATGAAGGGACTTATCGAAGAAGCTGAGGATTTCTTAAAAGAAGAAACTTCTGAAGAGGTTAGTGATGCTGGTATCATTGCAGATGCACAACGCATAGAACATTATGAGATTTCTGGATATGGTACAGTTGTTCGTTATGCCAAAGAATTAGGCTACAAAGAACTTGCTACAAAACTTCAAAAAACACTTGATGAAGAATATGCAGCAGATAAAAAATTAGATAAACTAGCTGAAAAAAGATTGAATAAAAAAGCTATGGCTTAA
- a CDS encoding regulatory protein RecX, protein MKEAAHKTYTVKEATVKLMQYCAYRDRTHKEVEEKLRSLNMIPEAQEQIIMELMQENFLNEERFAKSFARGKFRIKKWGKKRITNELKLRGISARNIQTGLKELSETDYLKTFHEISEKKWDNIKETSAIKKKKKLVDYLQYRGWESHLIFEKANELSKQND, encoded by the coding sequence ATGAAAGAAGCTGCACATAAAACGTATACAGTAAAAGAGGCCACCGTCAAGCTAATGCAGTATTGTGCGTATCGTGATAGAACTCATAAAGAAGTTGAAGAAAAATTGAGAAGCCTGAATATGATTCCCGAAGCTCAGGAACAAATTATTATGGAACTTATGCAGGAGAATTTTCTGAATGAAGAACGTTTTGCAAAAAGCTTTGCCAGAGGTAAATTCAGAATTAAAAAGTGGGGTAAAAAAAGAATCACAAATGAGCTGAAATTACGAGGAATTTCAGCTAGAAATATCCAAACCGGACTTAAAGAACTTTCAGAAACAGATTATCTGAAAACATTCCACGAAATTTCCGAAAAGAAATGGGACAACATCAAGGAAACTTCAGCAATTAAAAAGAAAAAAAAGCTTGTCGATTATTTGCAATATCGAGGTTGGGAAAGTCATCTTATTTTTGAAAAAGCCAATGAACTTTCTAAACAGAACGATTAA
- a CDS encoding FUSC family protein, with protein sequence MKPPLNYKISSSEGIYLLKCIIGTIVCFALFDAFPQYPFYWSIISCLLVFSQENDRELALNRIKSNFLGSFVGLAVYFLPIPSVVMFCLGVAFTIVLGIVLKIEPTIRSALAAVIIVIINEDKADTAWVVGLQRAGCVLLGCLIALFISMSFNRLSKALFNRSV encoded by the coding sequence TTGAAGCCACCCCTGAATTATAAAATCTCATCTTCTGAAGGGATATATCTTCTTAAATGTATAATTGGTACAATTGTCTGTTTTGCGTTGTTTGATGCATTTCCGCAATATCCTTTTTATTGGAGTATTATTTCTTGTTTATTGGTGTTCTCTCAGGAGAATGACCGTGAACTTGCACTTAATAGAATTAAGTCTAATTTCTTAGGCTCTTTTGTGGGGTTAGCGGTCTATTTTTTACCCATCCCGAGCGTTGTGATGTTTTGTCTGGGGGTAGCTTTTACGATTGTTTTAGGTATCGTGTTAAAAATAGAACCGACAATTCGATCTGCTTTAGCCGCAGTGATTATTGTTATTATTAATGAAGATAAAGCAGATACGGCTTGGGTGGTAGGATTACAAAGAGCCGGTTGTGTTCTGCTTGGTTGTCTTATTGCCTTGTTTATATCAATGTCTTTCAACAGGCTGTCTAAAGCTTTATTTAATCGTTCTGTTTAG
- a CDS encoding cupin-like domain-containing protein, translating to MMNGGLQLAEIPRVKRISKEDFLKYYVKPQKPVVIENLIEEWPAYEKWNLDYIKQVAGDKVVPLYDDRPITSEFKFNEPHAEMKMADYIDLLKSKPTDYRIFLYHLMKEVPVLQKDFKFPEVGLRMIKQLPMLFFGGENSKVFMHYDIDFANILHFQFHGKKQCVLYPPSESKYLYKVPHSLISREDIDFTNPDFNNFPVLKKAQGYVTELNHGEALYMPEGYWHQMSYLNAGFSMSLRATPRTFTNFSKAVYNLVVMRNFDNVMRKLGGQKWIDRKNRIAVKKTNKYS from the coding sequence ATGATGAATGGAGGATTGCAATTAGCAGAGATTCCCAGGGTGAAAAGAATTTCTAAAGAAGATTTTTTAAAGTATTATGTAAAGCCACAAAAACCTGTGGTTATAGAAAATTTGATTGAAGAATGGCCGGCTTACGAGAAGTGGAATCTGGATTATATAAAACAAGTTGCCGGTGATAAAGTAGTGCCGTTGTATGATGATCGTCCAATTACTTCAGAATTTAAGTTCAACGAGCCGCATGCCGAAATGAAAATGGCAGATTATATCGATCTTTTAAAATCCAAACCTACAGATTACAGGATTTTTCTTTATCACTTAATGAAGGAAGTGCCGGTATTGCAAAAAGATTTTAAATTTCCGGAGGTCGGTTTACGCATGATTAAGCAGTTGCCGATGCTTTTCTTTGGTGGAGAAAATTCCAAGGTGTTTATGCATTACGATATTGATTTTGCGAATATTCTTCATTTTCAATTTCATGGTAAAAAGCAATGCGTTCTTTATCCTCCTTCAGAAAGTAAATATCTTTACAAGGTTCCGCACTCTTTAATTTCAAGAGAAGATATTGATTTTACCAATCCAGATTTTAATAATTTCCCTGTACTGAAAAAAGCACAAGGTTATGTCACCGAGCTTAATCATGGCGAAGCACTATATATGCCAGAAGGTTATTGGCACCAGATGAGTTATCTGAACGCTGGCTTTTCGATGAGTTTAAGAGCTACGCCGCGTACTTTTACCAATTTTTCCAAGGCAGTTTACAATTTGGTTGTAATGCGTAATTTCGATAACGTAATGCGGAAATTAGGTGGTCAAAAGTGGATAGATCGTAAAAATCGCATAGCAGTTAAAAAAACCAATAAATATTCCTAA
- a CDS encoding cupin-like domain-containing protein, whose product MQLDLQEIPRVKGISKEEFQRDYFIPQRPVIFEDLAKNWPAYQNWSFDYFREKAGDVVVPLYDNTPAKGRQNSHGAAKKLPIKEYFDILEKGPSDLRMFFFNLLQNSPELLKDIEYPDLGVKFFKKLPVLFVGGEGSSVVMHYDMDLANNFHFNFSGKKRVILYPPDQTDFLYKVPHSIVSMEIINMDNPDFETYPALAKAKGFEAHLGHGEGLFMPSKWWHFIKYETASLSLTLRSFPRSPGKVLEVLNNLIFMRNYDNVMRKIKGQDWIDYKNQKAIKNTHKNANIE is encoded by the coding sequence ATGCAGTTGGATCTTCAGGAAATACCAAGAGTTAAAGGAATTTCTAAAGAGGAATTTCAGCGGGATTATTTTATTCCGCAGCGACCGGTAATTTTTGAAGATCTTGCAAAAAACTGGCCGGCTTATCAAAACTGGAGTTTCGATTATTTTAGAGAGAAAGCCGGTGATGTTGTTGTACCGCTTTACGACAACACACCTGCCAAGGGAAGGCAGAATTCTCATGGCGCTGCAAAGAAACTTCCAATAAAAGAATACTTTGATATTTTAGAAAAAGGCCCTTCAGATTTACGAATGTTCTTTTTTAATCTTTTGCAAAATTCTCCGGAGCTTTTAAAAGATATCGAATATCCAGATCTTGGAGTCAAATTCTTTAAAAAGCTGCCCGTTTTGTTTGTAGGTGGAGAGGGCTCTAGCGTAGTGATGCATTACGATATGGATCTTGCCAATAATTTCCATTTCAATTTTTCTGGTAAAAAGCGTGTGATCTTATATCCGCCAGATCAGACTGATTTTTTATATAAAGTTCCACATTCCATCGTAAGTATGGAAATAATCAATATGGATAATCCAGATTTTGAAACGTATCCTGCTTTAGCTAAAGCAAAAGGTTTTGAAGCTCACTTGGGACATGGTGAAGGATTGTTTATGCCAAGTAAATGGTGGCATTTTATAAAATATGAAACCGCAAGTTTATCGCTCACCTTAAGATCGTTCCCAAGGTCTCCCGGCAAAGTGCTTGAAGTTTTAAATAATCTGATCTTTATGCGGAATTATGATAATGTAATGCGTAAAATTAAAGGGCAAGATTGGATTGATTATAAGAATCAAAAAGCGATAAAAAATACCCACAAAAACGCGAATATCGAGTAA
- the bioB gene encoding biotin synthase BioB, which yields MATRHNWTKEEILAIYNKPLMELLYEAATVHRKNHDPNTVQVSTLLSIKTGGCPEDCGYCPQAARYHTDIEGNDLMSVNHVKAQALRAKSAGSSRVCMGAAWRNVKDGPEFDNVLEMVRTINKLDMEVCCTLGMLTENQAERLAEAGLYAYNHNLDTSEEYYKEVISTRGFGDRLETIDNVRKTNVTVCSGGIIGMGEKEEDRAGMLVALSTLNPQPESVPINALVPVEGTPMEEEAPVSIWEMVRMVATTRIVMPETQVRLSAGRTQMSREGQAMCFFAGANSIFAGDKLLTTPNPDVSEDMQMFKALGLNPQKPFTKKSKPDTVEATESKYNSLGEKPKWSRPGHTIERNKVTEEKQKAKSKA from the coding sequence ATGGCAACAAGACATAACTGGACCAAAGAAGAGATCTTAGCGATTTACAATAAACCTTTGATGGAATTGCTTTACGAAGCAGCTACCGTTCATAGAAAAAATCACGATCCTAATACAGTACAGGTTTCTACTTTACTTTCTATAAAAACAGGCGGTTGTCCTGAAGATTGTGGCTATTGCCCACAAGCAGCGCGTTATCATACTGATATTGAAGGTAACGATCTTATGAGCGTTAATCACGTAAAAGCACAAGCTTTACGTGCAAAATCTGCTGGTAGTTCTCGTGTATGTATGGGAGCGGCTTGGAGAAATGTTAAAGATGGACCAGAGTTTGATAATGTTTTAGAAATGGTGCGTACAATTAACAAACTTGATATGGAAGTTTGTTGCACGTTGGGTATGCTTACTGAAAATCAGGCAGAGCGTTTAGCTGAAGCTGGTTTGTACGCTTATAATCACAATTTAGACACCTCTGAAGAATATTATAAAGAAGTAATTTCTACACGCGGCTTTGGAGATCGTCTGGAAACGATTGATAATGTTAGAAAAACGAATGTTACCGTTTGTAGCGGCGGAATAATAGGAATGGGAGAAAAGGAAGAAGATCGTGCTGGGATGCTAGTAGCGCTTTCTACTTTAAATCCGCAGCCAGAATCTGTACCCATTAATGCACTTGTTCCTGTTGAAGGAACACCGATGGAAGAAGAAGCTCCGGTTTCTATTTGGGAAATGGTAAGAATGGTGGCCACTACAAGAATCGTAATGCCAGAGACGCAGGTTCGATTATCTGCAGGCCGTACGCAAATGAGTAGAGAAGGGCAGGCAATGTGTTTCTTTGCTGGTGCAAATTCTATTTTTGCAGGTGATAAGTTGTTAACGACTCCAAATCCAGATGTTAGTGAAGACATGCAAATGTTTAAAGCTTTAGGATTGAATCCACAAAAGCCATTCACTAAAAAGTCGAAACCAGACACTGTAGAAGCTACAGAATCTAAGTATAATTCGCTTGGGGAAAAGCCAAAATGGTCTAGACCAGGGCATACGATCGAGCGAAATAAGGTTACCGAAGAAAAACAAAAGGCAAAATCAAAAGCGTAA
- a CDS encoding beta-ketoacyl synthase N-terminal-like domain-containing protein, whose product MKNPIYITSMASVSPLGEDHSNIWEAYKTDQHFIKKHDFEGEDAFAASLPEDLNREIEKLRTESVNYRKLDRSVLMAIYVSRQAVKRAGWQNEKNIGINIGSSRGATGLFEKFHSEFIENRKASTQASPATTLGNISSWVGQDLENNGIHFSHSVTCSTGLHSVLNAVAWLQSGLADKFIAGASEAALTPFTIAQMKAIKTYASEDLEYPCQALNLNKTRNSMVLGEGAGLMCLENSVSERSLAKIIGIGYSAEKLKHSVSISDDGECMQNSMRMALGGLEPSEIDAVVMHAPGTIKGDAGEVKAIKALFGENLPAMTSNKWKIGHTFATSGILNLELAMLMLKKQQFISVPFSDISKKPTRIQNILVNAVGFGGNAVSILISKFNSLKKGK is encoded by the coding sequence ATGAAAAATCCAATTTATATCACTTCCATGGCTTCGGTTTCTCCTTTGGGAGAAGATCACAGCAATATATGGGAAGCCTATAAAACTGATCAGCATTTTATAAAAAAGCATGATTTTGAAGGAGAGGACGCTTTTGCAGCTTCTTTACCTGAAGATCTAAATAGAGAAATCGAAAAATTAAGAACTGAATCGGTCAATTATCGAAAACTCGATCGTTCTGTGTTGATGGCAATTTATGTTTCGCGACAAGCCGTAAAACGCGCCGGTTGGCAGAATGAAAAAAACATCGGTATTAATATCGGAAGTTCACGGGGAGCAACCGGACTTTTTGAAAAATTTCATTCAGAATTTATCGAAAATCGAAAAGCTTCTACTCAGGCTTCACCAGCAACAACTTTAGGGAATATTTCATCCTGGGTTGGCCAGGATTTAGAAAATAACGGAATTCATTTTTCACATAGTGTCACCTGTTCTACGGGATTACATTCTGTTTTAAATGCGGTAGCTTGGTTACAATCGGGCTTAGCCGATAAATTTATTGCCGGAGCGAGCGAAGCGGCACTCACGCCTTTTACAATTGCACAGATGAAGGCTATTAAAACCTATGCTTCAGAAGATTTAGAATACCCATGTCAGGCATTGAATTTAAACAAAACTAGAAATTCCATGGTTTTAGGAGAAGGCGCCGGATTGATGTGTTTAGAAAATTCTGTTTCAGAAAGATCTTTAGCAAAAATTATAGGGATTGGTTATTCCGCAGAAAAATTAAAACATAGCGTTTCAATATCAGATGATGGAGAATGCATGCAAAATTCTATGAGAATGGCACTTGGCGGTTTAGAACCATCAGAAATTGATGCTGTGGTAATGCATGCACCGGGAACAATAAAAGGTGATGCAGGAGAGGTGAAGGCGATAAAAGCGCTGTTTGGTGAAAATTTACCAGCAATGACTTCCAATAAATGGAAAATTGGGCATACGTTTGCAACCTCGGGAATCCTGAACCTGGAATTAGCAATGTTAATGCTGAAAAAGCAGCAGTTTATTTCGGTTCCTTTTTCCGATATTAGTAAAAAACCAACGAGAATTCAGAATATTCTGGTGAATGCTGTTGGTTTTGGCGGTAATGCCGTTTCTATTTTGATAAGTAAATTTAATAGCCTTAAAAAAGGCAAATAA